In Flammeovirgaceae bacterium, the sequence TCTGTTTCATCTGGCCGCCCAGCGTGTATTGGGGACCAAAAAAACAAGACTATGCTAACAAGGGTGTGACACTTGGATTCTGCCAGGGAAATTTAATGGCCAATGAAAACAATGTGCTAAAGGCAGAAGGACGCAAGCAAGTCTTTTGCATGTATTTTAAATCCCCGAATGATATTGATGAAAAAGTAATCCGGTCTCTGTTGTTCGAGGCTGGACTCATTGATGATGGATTCT encodes:
- a CDS encoding DUF1801 domain-containing protein, which codes for MKPEKQSVDEIITDLPIHEQVIVKRLRLLILECLPYAREKNNYGVPFYTRNRMICFIWPPSVYWGPKKQDYANKGVTLGFCQGNLMANENNVLKAEGRKQVFCMYFKSPNDIDEKVIRSLLFEAGLIDDGFSKKRKA